The following coding sequences lie in one Arachis ipaensis cultivar K30076 chromosome B03, Araip1.1, whole genome shotgun sequence genomic window:
- the LOC107629806 gene encoding UDP-glycosyltransferase 79B30-like: MDTSSLSIAMYPWLALGHQTPFLHLCNKLAKRGHRITFFAPKTAQSKLLHFNLYPDLIKFVAVAVPHVDGLPPNAETTSDIPYPLHPLIMTAMDLTQAHIETYLSQLKPDLVFYDFTHWMPSLARRLGIKAIHFCTVSSAMIGYTVVPSRFQKGNDQTMNDLMKPPPGYPHSSITFHVHEARAYANKRKQVFGSNVLFYDRMFISMSEADAIAFRTCREIEGPYLDFIQEQFKKPVLPTGPVILEKPNFALDEKWASWLGEFKQGSVVYCCLGSECRLRPNLFQELLLGLELVGMPFLAALKPPIGFDSVGDALPEGFEERVKGRGIVYGGWIQQPLILEHPSVGCFITHCGSGSLSEALLNECQLVLLPNVGDQILNARMMSKNLQVGVEVEKGEDDGLYTKESVCKAVSIVMDDENETSRIVRSNHAKIREMLLNKDLESTYIDAFCKNLQEIL; this comes from the coding sequence ATGGATACAAGTTCCTTGAGCATTGCCATGTATCCATGGCTAGCCCTTGGTCATCAAACTCCATTCCTCCACCTATGTAACAAGTTAGCCAAAAGAGGCCACAGAATCACATTCTTTGCGCCCAAAACAGCACAATCCAAGTTACTCCATTTCAATCTTTATCCAGATCTCATCAAATTCGTCGCCGTCGCGGTTCCCCACGTGGACGGCCTTCCACCGAACGCAGAAACCACTTCAGACATTCCTTACCCTCTGCACCCTCTCATCATGACAGCAATGGACTTAACCCAAGCCCACATAGAAACTTATCTTTCCCAGCTTAAACCTGATCTTGTTTTCTATGATTTCACTCATTGGATGCCATCATTGGCAAGGCGTTTAGGAATCAAGGCCATTCACTTTTGTACTGTCAGTTCTGCCATGATAGGCTACACTGTTGTACCTTCAAGATTCCAAAAAGGGAACGACCAAACAATGAACGATCTCATGAAACCTCCTCCAGGGTACCCTCATTCATCTATCACATTTCACGTCCATGAGGCGCGAGCCTACGCTAACAAGCGGAAACAGGTCTTTGGGAGCAATGTTCTTTTCTATGATCGTATGTTCATTTCCATGAGTGAAGCCGATGCAATAGCGTTCAGAACTTGCAGGGAAATTGAAGGGCCTTACCTCGATTTCATACAGGAACAGTTCAAGAAGCCTGTGCTTCCTACAGGACCAGTGATACTAGAGAAACCAAACTTTGCATTGGATGAGAAATGGGCTTCTTGGCTTGGAGAATTCAAACAAGGCTCGGTGGTTTATTGTTGTCTTGGAAGTGAGTGCAGGTTGAGGCCAAACCTGTTTCAAGAATTGTTGTTGGGTCTTGAACTAGTTGGCATGCCTTTTCTTGCAGCTTTGAAACCCCCAATCGGGTTTGATTCAGTTGGAGACGCGCTACCAGAAGGGTTCGAAGAGAGGGTTAAAGGAAGAGGGATTGTGTATGGAGGGTGGATCCAACAGCCATTGATATTGGAACACCCTTCTGTTGGATGCTTCATTACACATTGCGGATCAGGTTCTTTGTCAGAGGCATTGCTCAATGAGTGCCAGTTGGTGTTGCTTCCAAATGTCGGTGACCAGATTCTGAATGCAAGAATGATGAGTAAGAATTTGCAAGTTGGTGTGGAAGTGGAGAAAGGGGAAGACGATGGATTGTACACTAAGGAAAGTGTGTGCAAAGCAGTTAGTATTGTAATGGATGATGAGAATGAGACAAGCAGAATAGTCAGAAGTAACCATGCTAAGATCAGAGAGATGTTGCTTAATAAAGATTTAGAGTCTACTTATATTGATGCTTTCTGTAAGAATCTTCAAGAGATACTTTGA
- the LOC107634224 gene encoding UDP-glycosyltransferase 79B30-like: MESSAASLKIAMYPWLALGHQTAHFHLANKLAEKGHNITFFAPKTTQSKLASFNHHPNLITFVTITVPRVEGLPPHAETTSDVSPPLLAVLMTAMDQTQQVMETHLSTLKPDIVFYDYFTHWLPPLARRLGIKAIHYCTARSVMVGYLLSPARINQGIHNHVDLTHPPPGYPSSSSITLHTHEAREIYNMRNITCGSNVLLGERIFTTMIESDALAYRTCREIEGPYLDYVEEQFKKPVILSGSVLERPNASLDEKWGSWLQGFKRGSVVYCCFGSECWLQPNLFKELLLGLELTNMPFLAALKAPVGFDSVGEALPEGFEERVAGRGIVYGGWIQQPLILEHPSVGCFITHCGSSSCTEALLNECQIVLLPNGGDQFLNARMMANYLQVGLEVEKGEQDGFYTKESVCKAITILMDDENQTSKTLRANHAKLRQTLLLKDLESTYIDNFCKNLHHIIREKN; the protein is encoded by the coding sequence ATGGAATCATCAGCAGCTTCTTTGAAGATAGCAATGTATCCATGGCTAGCCCTTGGCCACCAAACTGCACACTTCCACTTAGCCAACAAGTTAGCCGAAAAAGGCCACAATATCACATTCTTCGCCCCAAAAACAACACAATCCAAATTAGCTTCCTTCAATCACCACCCCAACCTTATCACCTTTGTCACCATCACTGTTCCTCGTGTTGAAGGCCTTCCACCACATGCTGAAACCACCTCAGATGTGTCTCCGCCTTTGCTTGCAGTCCTCATGACCGCCATGGATCAAACTCAACAAGTAATGGAAACCCATCTTTCTACTCTTAAACCTGATATTGTTTTCTATGACTATTTCACTCACTGGTTGCCACCATTGGCAAGGCGTCTAGGAATCAAGGCCATTCATTATTGCACTGCGCGTTCTGTGATGGTAGGCTATCTTCTCTCCCCTGCAAGGATCAATCAAGGGATACACAATCATGTTGATCTAACGCATCCTCCTCCGGGGTACCCTTCTTCGTCGTCCATAACGCTTCATACACATGAGGCACGAGAAATATATAACATGAGAAACATAACTTGCGGCAGCAATGTTCTTCTCGGTGAACGTATATTCACTACCATGATTGAATCTGACGCTTTGGCATATAGAACATGCAGGGAAATTGAAGGGCCTTACCTCGACTACGTAGAGGAACAATTCAAGAAGCCTGTGATTCTATCAGGATCAGTTCTGGAGCGACCCAATGCTAGTCTAGATGAAAAATGGGGTTCATGGCTTCAAGGGTTCAAAAGAGGTTCAGTGGTTTATTGTTGTTTTGGAAGTGAGTGCTGGTTACAACCAAATCTGTTCAAAGAATTGCTGCTGGGTCTTGAACTCACTAACATGCCGTTTCTAGCGGCATTAAAAGCCCCAGTTGGGTTCGATTCAGTTGGAGAGGCGCTACCAGAAGGGTTCGAAGAGAGGGTTGCAGGAAGAGGAATCGTGTATGGAGGGTGGATCCAACAGCCATTGATATTGGAACACCCTTCTGTTGGTTGCTTCATTACGCATTGTGGATCAAGCTCGTGTACAGAGGCATTGCTGAATGAGTGTCAAATAGTGTTGCTGCCAAATGGTGGTGACCAGTTCCTTAATGCAAGAATGATGGCAAACTACTTGCAAGTTGGTTTGGAAGTGGAAAAAGGGGAACAAGATGGATTCTACACCAAGGAAAGTGTGTGCAAAGCTATCACTATTTTGATGGATGATGAGaatcaaacaagtaaaacacTCAGAGCTAACCATGCTAAATTAAGGCAGACTTTGCTTCTTAAAGATTTGGAGTCCACTTATATTGACAACTTCTGCAAGAACCTTCATCATATTATaagggaaaaaaattaa